A DNA window from Sediminitomix flava contains the following coding sequences:
- a CDS encoding glutamine--tRNA ligase/YqeY domain fusion protein has translation MSHNETNHSAEENNSSLNFIESIIEDELKEGKHGGVVHTRFPPEPNGYLHIGHAKSICLNFGLAQKYQAKCNLRFDDTNPSKEEQEYVDAIKEDVKWLGFQWDGDVKYTSDYFDQLYTWAVKLIKDGKAYVDEQSAEVIASQKGTPTVAGTASPFRDRPVEENLAMFEKMKNGELPEGAAVLRAKIDMASPNMHMRDPLMYRIINKSHHRTGDKWHIYPMYDYAHGQSDYIEGITNSICTLEFEVHRPLYEWFLEQIYDGGIKPSQREFARLNLSYTVMSKRKLMQLVEIGAVSGWDDPRMPTISGLRRRGYTPESIRNFAKTIGVGRRENVIDVALLEFSVREHLNKVADRVMAVLDPVKLVIDNYPEGEEEWLDAENNPEDENSGSRKVPFSKVLYIEREDFKEEANRKFFRLTLGKEVRLKNAYIIKGESVVKDADGNITEIHCTYDADSRSGSGTEASQRKVKGTLHWVSAAHALDAEVRLYDRLFNDEAPDGHKEKDFKDFLNPDSLTVISNAKIEPSLAEVKPLDSFQFQRMGYFNVDKDSTAEKLIFNRTVGLRDSWAKKK, from the coding sequence ATGAGCCATAATGAGACAAATCATTCAGCAGAAGAAAATAATAGTTCGCTGAATTTTATTGAGTCGATCATTGAAGACGAACTCAAAGAAGGAAAACATGGTGGGGTAGTACATACTCGTTTCCCTCCAGAACCTAATGGATATTTGCATATCGGACATGCGAAGTCTATTTGTTTGAACTTCGGATTGGCTCAGAAGTACCAGGCAAAATGTAACCTTCGTTTTGACGATACCAATCCATCTAAAGAAGAACAGGAATATGTAGATGCCATTAAAGAAGATGTGAAATGGCTAGGATTCCAATGGGATGGAGATGTAAAATATACTTCTGATTATTTTGATCAGCTCTACACTTGGGCTGTCAAATTGATCAAAGATGGTAAAGCTTATGTAGACGAGCAGTCTGCAGAAGTAATTGCATCACAAAAAGGAACACCTACGGTTGCAGGTACAGCAAGTCCGTTCCGTGACCGACCTGTTGAGGAAAACTTAGCAATGTTTGAGAAAATGAAGAATGGTGAACTACCAGAAGGAGCTGCTGTTCTTCGTGCCAAAATTGATATGGCTTCTCCAAACATGCATATGCGTGATCCTTTAATGTACCGTATCATAAATAAGAGTCATCACCGTACAGGAGATAAATGGCATATTTATCCAATGTATGATTATGCTCACGGACAATCAGATTATATTGAAGGAATTACAAACTCTATTTGTACACTTGAGTTTGAAGTACACAGACCATTGTATGAGTGGTTCTTGGAGCAAATTTATGATGGAGGAATCAAACCTTCGCAAAGAGAATTTGCACGTTTGAACTTGAGCTATACTGTAATGTCTAAGCGTAAGTTGATGCAATTGGTAGAAATTGGAGCTGTATCAGGATGGGATGATCCTCGTATGCCTACAATTTCAGGTTTGCGTCGTCGCGGATATACGCCAGAGTCAATTCGTAACTTTGCAAAAACAATTGGTGTAGGTCGTCGTGAAAATGTAATTGATGTTGCTTTACTAGAGTTCTCTGTTCGTGAACATTTGAATAAAGTGGCAGACCGTGTAATGGCAGTTCTTGATCCTGTGAAATTGGTGATTGATAATTACCCAGAAGGAGAAGAAGAGTGGTTGGATGCTGAAAATAACCCAGAAGATGAAAATTCTGGAAGTAGAAAAGTACCATTCAGTAAAGTTCTTTACATCGAACGTGAAGACTTTAAGGAAGAAGCTAACCGTAAATTCTTCCGTCTGACATTAGGTAAAGAAGTTCGTCTGAAAAATGCTTATATCATCAAAGGAGAGTCTGTAGTGAAAGATGCTGATGGAAACATTACAGAAATTCACTGTACCTATGATGCAGATAGCCGTTCAGGAAGTGGAACAGAAGCTTCACAACGTAAAGTGAAAGGTACGCTACATTGGGTGTCAGCAGCTCATGCTTTAGATGCAGAAGTTCGCCTTTATGATCGTTTATTTAATGATGAAGCTCCTGACGGACACAAAGAGAAAGATTTTAAAGACTTCTTGAATCCTGATTCTTTGACAGTCATTTCAAACGCGAAGATTGAGCCTAGTCTTGCAGAGGTAAAACCATTAGATAGTTTCCAATTCCAAAGAATGGGTTACTTCAATGTAGATAAAGATAGCACAGCCGAGAAGTTGATCTTTAACCGTACAGTAGGTTTGAGAGATAGCTGGGCAAAGAAAAAATAA
- a CDS encoding NUDIX hydrolase, which yields MSNLYYESAYRPLLALDCVIFGYEKGTLKVLLSRRKQDPYKGAWGLATGFLHAGESLDEAASRVLKKQTGLDNIYMEQLSIFGEVDRDPTDRVVSIVYYALVKADLYDQAVLEDKQAAWFPITDLPRLMFDHEDMIQKSWGKLRRKSRYQPIGFELLAEKFTLPELQSLYEAIHQKQFDKRNFRKKILATNLLIKLDEKQKGVSKKGAYYYTFIPDKYDELVQAGFNFELKSMAFGQ from the coding sequence ATGAGCAATTTATATTATGAAAGTGCCTACAGACCGTTATTAGCATTAGATTGTGTGATCTTCGGATATGAGAAAGGAACGCTAAAAGTTCTTTTGTCAAGAAGAAAGCAGGATCCATACAAAGGTGCTTGGGGTTTAGCGACAGGGTTCTTGCATGCAGGGGAATCATTGGATGAAGCGGCTTCCCGTGTATTGAAGAAACAAACGGGACTAGATAATATTTATATGGAACAACTTTCCATTTTTGGAGAAGTTGATCGTGATCCTACTGACCGTGTAGTTTCAATTGTATATTATGCTTTGGTAAAAGCTGACCTATATGACCAGGCCGTTTTAGAAGATAAGCAGGCTGCTTGGTTCCCTATTACAGATTTACCTCGATTGATGTTTGACCATGAAGACATGATACAGAAATCTTGGGGTAAATTGAGAAGAAAATCAAGATACCAACCTATCGGATTCGAGTTATTGGCTGAGAAATTTACTTTGCCAGAACTGCAATCGCTTTATGAAGCAATTCACCAGAAGCAGTTTGATAAACGTAACTTCCGTAAAAAGATATTGGCTACAAATCTTTTGATCAAATTGGATGAAAAACAAAAAGGTGTTTCTAAAAAAGGAGCCTATTATTATACTTTCATCCCAGACAAGTATGATGAACTTGTTCAAGCAGGTTTCAACTTCGAATTGAAATCAATGGCATTTGGTCAGTAA